From a single Oxalobacter vibrioformis genomic region:
- a CDS encoding Lar family restriction alleviation protein: MKASQPPRINPCPFCLSRKVQLQTSGKKLSPAFIQCMDCHARSRLYPDVSEAILAWNRTPGTS; the protein is encoded by the coding sequence ATGAAGGCATCGCAGCCACCACGGATTAATCCTTGCCCTTTCTGTTTATCAAGGAAGGTGCAACTTCAGACATCAGGGAAAAAGCTATCCCCGGCGTTTATTCAGTGTATGGATTGCCATGCGCGCTCACGGCTGTATCCGGACGTTTCAGAAGCGATATTGGCGTGGAACAGGACACCAGGCACAAGCTGA
- a CDS encoding 4Fe-4S dicluster domain-containing protein, which yields MENCVGCNRCVRECPIETANLTYQDAQGNIKIDVDDAQCIACGRCIQVCRHGARSYEDDLERFFDDLDRGVPLSLITAPSQMPCRKKSTSPPDRRNHTGHQLVPGVLFHANIASETSGYSRERAWQSIH from the coding sequence CTGGAAAATTGTGTCGGCTGTAATCGTTGTGTCAGAGAATGTCCGATCGAGACGGCCAATCTGACATATCAGGATGCACAAGGCAATATCAAGATTGATGTTGATGATGCCCAGTGTATTGCCTGTGGAAGATGCATCCAGGTATGTAGACATGGTGCCCGGTCTTATGAAGATGATCTGGAACGTTTTTTCGATGATCTTGACCGTGGTGTTCCGCTTTCTCTTATTACCGCGCCTTCACAAATGCCGTGCCGGAAGAAATCCACATCTCCGCCTGACAGACGAAACCATACAGGGCATCAGCTTGTGCCTGGTGTCCTGTTCCACGCCAATATCGCTTCTGAAACGTCCGGATACAGCCGTGAGCGCGCATGGCAATCCATACACTGA
- a CDS encoding YajD family HNH nuclease — translation MEAFILAIKKRNTAKLDQLVAGANKGAKLRAQGYRERALQIYPWICGRCAREFTHSNLQQLTVHHRDHNHDNNPPDGSNWELLCLYCHDNEHSRYLEADRHSASQQGKTPAQAATHNPFAALESLLKKQQEK, via the coding sequence TTGGAGGCTTTTATTTTGGCGATAAAGAAACGAAATACTGCAAAGCTGGATCAACTGGTTGCCGGCGCAAATAAAGGGGCAAAATTACGCGCACAAGGTTATCGTGAGCGCGCCCTTCAGATCTATCCATGGATTTGCGGCCGTTGCGCGCGTGAATTTACTCACAGCAATCTGCAACAATTGACAGTTCATCATCGCGACCACAATCACGACAACAATCCTCCCGATGGCAGTAACTGGGAACTGTTGTGTCTGTACTGTCATGACAATGAGCATTCGCGCTATCTTGAAGCTGATCGGCATAGTGCATCACAACAAGGCAAAACGCCTGCGCAAGCGGCGACACACAACCCTTTTGCCGCACTTGAATCGCTCCTGAAGAAGCAGCAGGAGAAATAA
- a CDS encoding YjfB family protein, whose amino-acid sequence MDVSSIASWSTQMANEKTAVAVEVAMLKKSMDLQEMSVALLLEAVPSLPANPNIGRNVNTTA is encoded by the coding sequence ATGGATGTATCCAGTATCGCCAGTTGGTCCACCCAAATGGCAAATGAAAAAACAGCAGTCGCTGTTGAAGTTGCCATGCTGAAAAAATCAATGGATCTGCAGGAAATGAGCGTTGCGCTTCTGCTTGAGGCAGTACCGTCGCTTCCGGCGAATCCGAATATCGGGCGTAATGTCAATACAACCGCCTGA
- a CDS encoding alpha-hydroxy-acid oxidizing protein: MMKKHIQAVAVVSAIIFSQAAMAQGTKNAPVISDAEGPIKIINLYDLEKEASTKVAKGAFGYVEGGAEDEVTMRSNSTAFDKKKILPNGLAGIDGVNLKTTFLGVELASPIIIAPMAAHGLVHKEADRATIRGTQKAGTLMAVSTYSSVPIDDIAKSAPGAPFVFQLYMSKDNAYNEYIVKKAKAAGAKAIIITIDAGTAGNREADARNNYNYSVATPNVSEFYKGKNITQSQARALRKISFSGEDIKFIKRVSGLPVLVKGVLSPQAAETAIAAGADGIWISNHGGRQLDGAPATFDMLPIIAKTVNKRVPIIFDSGVRRGTHVFKALASGADIVAIGRPALYGLILGGSEGVNDVFQQLNKELTTTMILAGTKDIEAVKQNKLFDPEKQEAR, from the coding sequence ATGATGAAAAAACATATTCAGGCAGTTGCAGTTGTCTCAGCAATCATTTTTTCTCAGGCAGCCATGGCACAGGGGACTAAAAATGCCCCGGTCATCAGTGATGCTGAAGGACCGATCAAAATCATCAATCTTTATGATCTTGAAAAGGAGGCGTCAACGAAAGTAGCGAAGGGCGCTTTTGGCTATGTCGAGGGAGGCGCAGAGGATGAAGTCACCATGCGAAGCAATTCGACCGCATTCGACAAGAAAAAAATCCTGCCCAATGGTCTGGCAGGCATAGATGGCGTCAATTTAAAGACCACTTTTTTAGGTGTTGAATTAGCCAGTCCGATCATTATCGCGCCAATGGCCGCCCATGGGCTGGTCCATAAAGAAGCAGACAGGGCAACCATCAGGGGAACTCAAAAAGCAGGAACCCTCATGGCGGTAAGTACTTATTCCAGCGTGCCGATTGATGATATTGCAAAAAGCGCGCCGGGTGCCCCGTTTGTCTTCCAGCTCTATATGAGCAAAGACAATGCGTACAATGAATATATTGTCAAAAAAGCGAAGGCTGCCGGTGCAAAGGCCATCATTATAACGATTGATGCCGGTACCGCTGGTAACCGGGAGGCAGATGCAAGAAATAATTACAACTACAGTGTGGCTACCCCGAACGTGAGCGAGTTTTACAAAGGGAAAAACATCACGCAAAGCCAGGCTCGGGCGTTGAGGAAAATAAGTTTTTCCGGTGAAGATATCAAATTCATCAAACGCGTGAGTGGGTTGCCGGTACTGGTCAAAGGGGTACTGTCGCCGCAAGCGGCTGAAACGGCGATTGCGGCAGGTGCTGACGGGATCTGGATATCCAATCATGGCGGAAGACAGCTGGACGGTGCGCCTGCCACTTTCGATATGCTTCCCATTATTGCCAAAACGGTCAATAAGCGGGTTCCCATTATTTTTGACAGTGGTGTGAGAAGAGGTACTCATGTATTCAAGGCACTGGCCAGTGGTGCGGATATTGTTGCAATTGGAAGGCCTGCCCTGTATGGACTGATCCTGGGGGGCTCGGAGGGTGTCAATGACGTTTTTCAGCAATTGAACAAGGAATTGACCACCACGATGATTCTGGCTGGAACAAAAGATATTGAAGCGGTCAAACAGAACAAATTGTTTGATCCGGAAAAACAGGAAGCAAGATAA
- the hutW gene encoding heme anaerobic degradation radical SAM methyltransferase ChuW/HutW: MIDLSPFLARVSDDPLTLAFEEEKKVMPSLARMRPQMPQWEGGTFAEFAPEAFMARPESPLALYVHVPYCHHHCTFCPFYINQTKKDWSQAYARLLLKEIADTAHVLRDVIHKREVNVVYFGGGTPSDLEKDDLAAVIRSLRETFRFAADAEVTVEGRTTGFTPEKGQAWAAAGANRFSLGVQSANTRLRKKLGRLSSREQVGETLNGLCDSGATVVIDLLYGLPGQDVPLLLDDIRYLSEETPVHGLDLYELRRFPDSPLDKAINRGKMPPIPELADKARMFGAAYQRLADYGFEHFSPKHWRRDGKERSLYNRLARAQTDMIPFGSAGGGRLGAIGLGMARDIKTYTEMVEQGEKPLSRIAISPLAAEEGGFSYVLDESLEILRLPSLREWPASHQEAGEKLLAQWHEAGLILPQDDECGASLTCAGHFWSGRMKKLLLDLVAIPTAA, translated from the coding sequence ATGATTGATCTGTCTCCTTTTTTAGCGCGGGTGAGCGATGATCCCCTGACGCTGGCATTCGAGGAAGAAAAAAAGGTCATGCCGTCACTGGCCCGTATGCGCCCTCAGATGCCCCAGTGGGAAGGCGGGACGTTTGCTGAATTTGCGCCCGAAGCGTTCATGGCAAGGCCCGAAAGTCCCCTGGCGCTGTATGTGCATGTGCCTTACTGTCATCACCATTGCACGTTCTGTCCTTTTTACATCAACCAGACAAAGAAGGACTGGAGTCAGGCGTATGCCCGGTTGCTCCTGAAAGAAATCGCCGATACGGCTCATGTATTGAGGGACGTCATTCATAAACGCGAAGTGAATGTCGTCTATTTTGGCGGCGGAACGCCCAGTGACCTGGAAAAGGACGATCTGGCGGCCGTCATCCGCTCTCTCAGGGAAACCTTCCGCTTTGCGGCCGATGCAGAGGTAACGGTCGAAGGGCGCACGACAGGTTTTACGCCTGAAAAAGGACAAGCGTGGGCTGCTGCCGGCGCCAACCGCTTTTCGCTTGGCGTGCAGTCGGCGAATACCCGGCTGAGAAAAAAACTGGGGCGGCTTTCCAGTCGTGAACAGGTCGGCGAGACACTGAACGGGCTGTGCGACAGCGGCGCGACCGTTGTCATTGACCTGCTGTACGGGCTGCCTGGGCAGGATGTGCCGCTATTGCTCGACGATATTCGCTACCTGAGTGAAGAAACGCCTGTTCATGGTCTTGACCTGTATGAGCTCAGGCGCTTTCCGGACAGCCCGCTCGACAAGGCGATCAATCGCGGCAAGATGCCGCCGATACCGGAACTTGCCGACAAGGCCCGCATGTTCGGCGCGGCTTACCAGCGCCTGGCTGATTATGGCTTTGAACATTTTTCCCCCAAGCACTGGCGGCGCGACGGCAAGGAGCGTTCACTCTACAACCGGCTCGCAAGGGCGCAGACCGATATGATCCCCTTCGGCTCGGCAGGCGGCGGGCGTCTGGGGGCAATCGGCCTGGGCATGGCAAGGGACATTAAAACCTACACGGAAATGGTTGAGCAGGGTGAAAAGCCGCTGTCCCGCATTGCCATTTCACCGCTTGCGGCCGAGGAGGGGGGATTCAGCTATGTGCTCGATGAATCACTGGAAATATTGCGCCTGCCGTCGCTCAGGGAATGGCCCGCCTCTCATCAGGAGGCCGGCGAAAAACTCCTGGCGCAATGGCATGAGGCCGGTCTTATCCTGCCTCAGGACGATGAATGCGGGGCATCGCTGACTTGTGCCGGACATTTCTGGTCGGGCCGGATGAAAAAGCTGCTTCTGGACTTGGTAGCGATACCGACGGCTGCCTGA
- a CDS encoding NAD(P)-dependent oxidoreductase, with product MRAYDLLLFGATRNTGLHIARLATQCGKQVAAMVRPRSDAAPLEMLDVHIIEGDAFLEEDCRRAVEIACPRHVISLMGGKNAEGRRVCAEGNINVIRALAHSSRLERMLLVTSMGCGEQYEGVSSNVKQFLGEALRAKTEAENLLKKSGLPWTIVRPGGLNNEPGTGDFCFLDAPDRRREGYLAREDVAQATLHLLEDPDWLYRAATIQRDVTGGNGA from the coding sequence ATGAGGGCATACGATCTGCTGCTCTTTGGCGCGACCCGCAATACCGGATTGCATATTGCCCGGCTGGCAACCCAATGTGGAAAGCAGGTGGCGGCAATGGTACGGCCGCGTAGCGATGCGGCGCCACTGGAAATGCTGGACGTGCACATTATCGAAGGGGATGCCTTTCTGGAAGAAGATTGCCGACGCGCAGTTGAGATAGCATGCCCGCGTCATGTCATCAGCCTGATGGGTGGCAAAAATGCCGAGGGGCGTCGCGTCTGTGCCGAAGGCAACATCAATGTGATCCGGGCGCTGGCCCATTCGTCCCGTCTGGAGAGGATGCTTCTGGTTACCTCGATGGGGTGCGGGGAGCAGTATGAGGGAGTGAGCAGCAACGTGAAGCAGTTTCTCGGGGAAGCGCTGCGGGCCAAGACAGAGGCGGAGAACCTGTTGAAAAAAAGCGGGCTGCCGTGGACCATCGTCCGTCCGGGTGGACTGAACAATGAACCCGGCACAGGGGATTTCTGTTTTCTGGATGCACCCGACAGGCGCCGTGAGGGCTATCTCGCGCGCGAAGATGTGGCGCAGGCCACCCTGCATCTGCTGGAAGATCCTGACTGGCTGTATCGGGCCGCGACGATCCAGCGCGATGTTACGGGAGGAAATGGCGCATGA
- the hutX gene encoding heme utilization cystosolic carrier protein HutX, giving the protein MTTEEIQAMDKAAVGQILKKNPGVILEGLAKSSGFSMAELIELLPEEMWQKTEGEHFVEIMQAIAMMGKITFVMHTADVVLEFSGTLPTGEVGHGFYNLSYQSPLHGHLRASNCQSIYLVERPFMNKQTISVQFMNEAGDAMFKIFAGRDDNGEHMPEQLDALRSLFDRALAGATA; this is encoded by the coding sequence ATGACAACTGAAGAAATACAGGCAATGGACAAAGCTGCCGTCGGGCAGATACTGAAGAAAAATCCGGGGGTGATCCTGGAGGGACTCGCGAAAAGCAGCGGGTTTTCAATGGCTGAACTGATTGAGCTGCTGCCGGAGGAGATGTGGCAGAAAACAGAAGGCGAGCATTTTGTCGAAATCATGCAGGCGATAGCCATGATGGGAAAAATCACCTTTGTGATGCATACCGCTGATGTTGTCCTTGAGTTTTCCGGAACCCTTCCGACAGGGGAAGTGGGGCATGGTTTTTACAATCTATCCTACCAAAGCCCTTTGCATGGTCACTTGCGCGCGAGTAACTGCCAGTCGATTTATCTGGTCGAGCGGCCGTTCATGAACAAGCAGACGATCAGCGTTCAGTTCATGAATGAGGCCGGGGATGCCATGTTCAAGATTTTTGCCGGCCGTGACGACAATGGCGAGCATATGCCCGAACAACTGGATGCATTGCGTTCCCTTTTTGACAGGGCCCTTGCCGGGGCAACGGCATGA
- a CDS encoding energy transducer TonB, translated as MVTAETPILFPRHIDRLPRPFVRMMTAFVIIMHSVLIVLLLRNIPLAELGSASGNGGGSGASTLYISVLQAPDRQGKAVPASREKTQPASIEKQAVPHVRKKENTLIATDSVSDRTARAEATLPKDTVRENEPVIKENASTKETRSSASSAIDESRSPETGGGSGHDTKTGPGNGGGNGTGDGARTGDGIGPGSNMARSVPLSRLNYKHAFKPEYPERSIQRNEAGQVSVRVVVGTDGRVHDARIVSSSGFDRLDHAALKAARRSTFHPYSENGRVLAAMAVIPYQFNLKNQ; from the coding sequence ATGGTTACTGCTGAAACCCCTATACTCTTCCCGCGGCATATTGATCGGCTGCCCCGTCCGTTCGTGCGCATGATGACGGCTTTCGTGATCATCATGCACAGTGTGCTGATTGTGCTGCTGCTCAGAAACATCCCGCTTGCCGAACTGGGAAGCGCAAGCGGCAATGGAGGCGGCAGCGGCGCTTCCACCCTTTATATCTCGGTATTGCAGGCACCGGATAGGCAAGGAAAAGCCGTTCCTGCGTCCAGAGAAAAAACACAGCCCGCCAGCATTGAAAAACAGGCTGTCCCGCACGTCAGGAAAAAAGAAAACACGCTCATTGCGACCGATTCGGTTTCTGATCGCACGGCCCGCGCCGAGGCAACCTTGCCGAAAGATACCGTCAGGGAAAATGAACCCGTCATCAAGGAAAACGCTTCCACAAAGGAAACACGCTCTTCGGCATCTTCTGCCATTGATGAAAGCCGGTCGCCTGAAACAGGCGGTGGGAGTGGTCACGATACAAAAACCGGCCCGGGAAACGGCGGGGGAAACGGTACCGGTGATGGCGCCAGAACGGGAGACGGCATCGGCCCCGGCAGCAACATGGCCCGTTCTGTCCCCCTTTCCCGGCTCAACTATAAACACGCCTTCAAGCCGGAATACCCCGAACGCTCGATTCAGCGCAATGAAGCGGGACAAGTAAGCGTACGTGTTGTCGTTGGCACCGACGGGCGTGTTCATGATGCCAGGATCGTCAGCAGTTCCGGCTTTGACCGTCTCGACCATGCTGCCCTGAAAGCCGCACGGCGCAGCACTTTTCATCCCTATAGCGAAAACGGCCGCGTACTGGCTGCCATGGCCGTCATCCCTTACCAGTTCAATCTGAAAAACCAATAG
- a CDS encoding MotA/TolQ/ExbB proton channel family protein, producing the protein MEPAHTIGFAHFIAQSDPLGKCLLVILLGMSIASWTLIVVKGIAAWRRNRHGNAFLQLFWNATSLDAVRHEIQTHGIKCPFSHLTAHAQHAKEHHNTYGAAKLSEAGTQQEFLIRTMKKVIDEDAARLENGLSVLATIGSTAPFIGLFGTVWGIYNALIAISATGAGTLDKVAGPVGEALIMTGIGLAVAIPAVIGYNMLVRTNNVTLARLDAFANELLTFLSTGKICAFAQVSVQATMQPPVVHNIKRG; encoded by the coding sequence ATGGAACCTGCCCACACTATCGGATTTGCCCACTTCATCGCCCAAAGCGACCCCCTCGGCAAATGCCTTCTCGTCATTCTCCTCGGCATGTCGATTGCCTCCTGGACACTCATTGTCGTCAAGGGTATCGCCGCCTGGCGACGTAACCGGCATGGCAACGCCTTCCTCCAGCTTTTCTGGAATGCCACGTCACTTGACGCCGTGCGGCATGAAATCCAGACGCACGGCATCAAATGCCCTTTCTCCCATCTCACCGCGCATGCCCAGCATGCCAAGGAGCACCACAATACCTATGGCGCGGCAAAACTCTCGGAAGCGGGCACACAACAGGAGTTTCTTATCCGGACCATGAAAAAAGTCATTGACGAAGATGCCGCGCGTCTGGAAAACGGCCTTTCCGTCCTGGCCACCATCGGAAGCACCGCCCCTTTCATCGGACTGTTCGGCACGGTCTGGGGAATCTACAACGCATTGATTGCGATCAGCGCCACGGGTGCAGGCACACTCGACAAGGTAGCCGGTCCGGTTGGCGAAGCGCTTATCATGACCGGCATCGGCCTGGCCGTCGCCATTCCGGCGGTCATTGGCTATAACATGCTCGTGCGCACCAATAACGTCACGCTTGCCAGGCTTGACGCCTTTGCCAATGAACTCCTGACCTTCCTTTCCACCGGAAAGATCTGTGCCTTCGCACAGGTATCGGTTCAGGCCACCATGCAGCCACCGGTGGTTCATAACATCAAGCGAGGCTGA
- a CDS encoding ExbD/TolR family protein, which translates to MAFGGFDNRHKRTPMSEMNMVPLIDVMLVLLVIFIVTAPLLSHSVKIELPQASAKTIEAPAEKITFSIHADGTLYWNGEAIDRKTAQQQFAVASKKNPMPELHIHADRHSDYQFVAETLADASRAGLTTIGFVTKPQAEKNLSIQP; encoded by the coding sequence ATGGCATTCGGCGGATTTGACAACCGGCATAAGCGGACGCCCATGTCCGAGATGAACATGGTTCCCCTGATTGACGTGATGCTCGTGCTGCTCGTCATCTTCATCGTCACGGCCCCCCTGCTTTCGCATTCGGTCAAAATCGAATTGCCGCAGGCCAGCGCGAAAACCATTGAGGCCCCGGCGGAAAAAATCACGTTTTCCATCCATGCCGACGGCACACTCTATTGGAATGGGGAAGCCATTGACCGCAAAACCGCCCAGCAACAATTTGCTGTCGCGTCGAAAAAAAATCCCATGCCTGAACTGCACATTCACGCCGACAGGCATAGCGACTACCAGTTTGTCGCCGAAACCCTGGCAGACGCAAGCCGGGCCGGCCTTACAACCATCGGCTTCGTGACAAAGCCGCAAGCAGAAAAGAACCTATCCATCCAACCCTGA
- a CDS encoding TonB-dependent hemoglobin/transferrin/lactoferrin family receptor: MKIQKKKLCALVAIAIMAFHLAPAAQAQPTKETSETGQAANAETADTAAPFQQMGAITVTATRQKERVLDVPATISVISREEMDEHNVNNIQELVRYQPGIRVNRQASGTTPFGGLSGFTIRGVGGNRIQTVVDGARVIESNDGGNRDFVDLSMMKAVEIQRGPGSVLWGADALGGIVSYRTLDPDDLLNGNTVGGKASYGFDGLNAANTQNAMFAMQISPDMQFLMGYTHRTYNETRLRNAKADGGQWGCTRVALGCDRFNPTDAEVNNAIAKLVYRPNADHELKLTGEFFGSDTTINQLYDRGLSSGMATTTINSGDHIRNQKQTRQRAAFEHSWDVNAAALDNLSWRVSYSPQERRLHDRRNYQTRTGGLTSDMYATRNTEYSEDFSQADIQFTSSFALASSEHTLTYGFQGDRTDTDYYRKDVTNNLTSGTSTTTYGSGTNFANAETIRADLYLQDEMKFFERRLTITPGIRHAHYSLDPSPDRNYGIIAGKEPTKVTENKWLPQIGLLFKIDSMHSLYGRYAEGFKMPTAEQLYTSYDMGVLRLIPNPNLKPEEVKSYEAGIRGQYSRGWFSFGGFYSDYTNFIKSRQPVAGTAADYTYQNLDKVKLWGFEASGEWRFAQNWSVSGGATYQHGKQTSTNSGKYVPFDAASPLSGNLGLRWNQPEYKLSTELIGTFSRRITRVSDEDYYKPGGYGVFDSYVNWQIDKNFKLTASVLNIFNKRYFEQTASTMNAYPTSASQAYTNPLELYTAPGRTFAVTLSASF; encoded by the coding sequence ATGAAAATACAAAAGAAAAAACTCTGCGCGCTTGTTGCAATCGCCATCATGGCATTTCATCTGGCACCCGCCGCACAGGCACAGCCAACAAAAGAAACATCTGAAACCGGGCAGGCTGCCAATGCAGAAACAGCCGATACGGCCGCACCGTTCCAGCAAATGGGTGCCATCACCGTCACGGCCACACGCCAGAAAGAACGAGTACTGGATGTGCCTGCAACCATCAGTGTCATTTCGCGGGAGGAAATGGACGAGCACAATGTCAACAACATCCAGGAACTCGTGCGCTATCAGCCCGGCATCCGCGTCAACAGGCAGGCGTCCGGCACAACGCCCTTTGGCGGTCTTTCAGGCTTCACAATCCGCGGTGTCGGCGGCAACCGGATACAGACGGTCGTTGACGGCGCTCGCGTCATTGAAAGCAATGACGGCGGCAACCGTGACTTTGTCGATCTTTCCATGATGAAGGCTGTCGAGATCCAGCGCGGCCCGGGTTCCGTCCTCTGGGGTGCCGATGCGCTGGGCGGCATCGTCTCGTACCGGACACTCGACCCGGATGACCTCCTGAACGGCAACACCGTCGGCGGCAAGGCCAGCTACGGCTTTGACGGACTCAATGCGGCCAATACCCAAAACGCCATGTTTGCCATGCAGATCAGTCCGGACATGCAGTTTCTCATGGGCTACACGCACCGTACGTACAACGAAACCCGCCTGAGAAACGCCAAGGCCGATGGCGGCCAATGGGGTTGTACGCGTGTTGCGCTTGGCTGCGACCGCTTCAACCCGACGGACGCCGAAGTCAACAATGCCATAGCTAAACTCGTCTACCGCCCGAACGCCGACCATGAGTTGAAACTCACCGGCGAATTTTTCGGGTCCGACACGACCATCAACCAGCTTTATGATCGCGGACTTTCCAGTGGCATGGCCACGACGACGATCAACAGCGGTGACCACATCCGGAACCAGAAGCAGACACGGCAGCGCGCGGCATTTGAGCACAGTTGGGATGTCAATGCCGCCGCGCTCGACAATCTCTCATGGCGGGTTTCCTATTCCCCGCAGGAACGCCGCCTTCATGATCGCCGGAATTATCAGACACGCACAGGAGGTCTCACCAGCGATATGTATGCCACGCGGAACACCGAGTATTCAGAAGACTTTTCCCAGGCAGATATCCAGTTCACCTCCAGCTTCGCCCTTGCCAGCAGCGAACACACCCTGACCTATGGCTTCCAGGGAGACAGGACGGATACCGATTACTATCGCAAAGATGTTACCAACAACCTGACTTCAGGCACCTCGACGACGACTTACGGCAGCGGCACCAATTTTGCCAATGCGGAAACCATTCGTGCCGACCTTTATCTGCAGGACGAAATGAAGTTCTTTGAGCGGCGGCTGACGATCACCCCCGGTATCCGCCATGCCCACTACTCCCTTGACCCCTCACCGGACAGGAATTACGGCATCATCGCCGGAAAGGAACCCACCAAGGTCACCGAAAACAAATGGCTGCCGCAAATCGGCCTTCTCTTCAAGATCGACAGCATGCATTCGCTTTACGGACGCTACGCGGAAGGCTTCAAGATGCCGACGGCCGAGCAGCTCTACACTTCGTATGACATGGGAGTCCTGCGCCTGATCCCCAACCCGAACCTCAAACCGGAAGAAGTCAAATCATACGAAGCCGGTATACGCGGACAATACAGCCGGGGGTGGTTCTCCTTTGGCGGTTTCTACAGCGACTATACCAATTTCATCAAGAGCCGCCAGCCTGTTGCCGGTACCGCTGCCGATTATACCTACCAGAATCTTGACAAGGTCAAGCTCTGGGGCTTTGAGGCTTCCGGAGAATGGCGCTTTGCACAGAACTGGAGCGTATCAGGCGGCGCTACTTACCAGCATGGCAAGCAGACCAGCACGAACAGCGGCAAGTACGTCCCCTTTGATGCCGCCTCGCCACTATCCGGCAACCTGGGCCTGCGCTGGAACCAGCCCGAATACAAGCTCAGCACGGAGCTGATCGGCACCTTTTCCAGGCGCATCACCCGCGTGAGCGATGAAGACTATTACAAGCCCGGCGGCTACGGGGTCTTTGACAGCTACGTCAACTGGCAGATCGACAAAAACTTCAAGCTGACGGCCTCTGTCCTCAATATCTTCAACAAGCGTTACTTCGAACAGACGGCCTCCACCATGAATGCGTATCCGACTTCCGCATCTCAGGCCTACACCAATCCGCTTGAACTCTACACCGCGCCGGGCAGGACTTTCGCTGTCACGCTCAGTGCCAGTTTCTGA
- a CDS encoding ChaN family lipoprotein — MSKIRQTVPHPRASWIDPVSREILPFQPLMQKMAQKSIVMLGETHDVAEIHRWQLHVAMSLYTLRPHMMMAFEMFPRRIQPVLDEWVDGLLDTETFIRQSEWYDVWGFPAEIYLPLFHFCRQQKIRMIAANCYRGLVTRVGKEGWDAVPESERDGLTPSAPPTDAYRTYLSGYRKPGTPSPEGDRFIRAQQTWDRAFACNMAYALDSMGADEPMPLIIGIIGRGHLEYGHGTPYQLADLGITDTAVLLTSDRDEWQEWHPNPTGRIADAVFRIDIPEPRAERVARPKNQGSERKST, encoded by the coding sequence ATGTCGAAAATCCGTCAGACCGTTCCCCACCCGCGGGCCAGTTGGATTGACCCGGTAAGCAGAGAGATTCTGCCGTTTCAGCCGCTCATGCAGAAAATGGCGCAGAAAAGCATTGTCATGCTGGGCGAAACACATGATGTCGCAGAAATCCATCGCTGGCAGCTCCACGTCGCCATGTCGCTTTACACGCTGCGGCCCCATATGATGATGGCCTTTGAAATGTTTCCCAGACGCATCCAGCCCGTGCTAGACGAATGGGTCGACGGATTGCTCGATACCGAAACGTTCATCCGCCAATCGGAATGGTACGATGTCTGGGGGTTTCCTGCCGAAATTTACCTGCCGCTTTTTCACTTCTGCCGCCAGCAGAAAATCAGGATGATTGCGGCCAACTGCTACCGCGGGCTCGTCACCCGTGTCGGGAAAGAAGGATGGGACGCCGTTCCGGAATCCGAGCGTGACGGGCTTACCCCCAGTGCCCCGCCAACCGATGCCTACCGGACCTATCTTTCCGGGTACAGAAAGCCGGGCACGCCCTCGCCGGAAGGCGACCGTTTTATCCGCGCGCAGCAAACCTGGGACCGCGCCTTTGCCTGCAACATGGCCTATGCGCTCGACAGCATGGGAGCAGACGAGCCCATGCCGCTGATTATCGGCATCATCGGACGCGGCCATCTCGAGTATGGACACGGCACGCCGTACCAGCTGGCTGACCTCGGCATTACAGATACCGCAGTCCTGCTGACGTCTGACCGGGACGAATGGCAGGAGTGGCACCCCAATCCGACCGGCAGAATCGCGGATGCCGTCTTCCGCATCGACATCCCCGAGCCGCGCGCTGAACGCGTGGCCAGGCCAAAGAACCAAGGCAGTGAACGGAAAAGCACATGA